A window of the Lolium perenne isolate Kyuss_39 chromosome 7, Kyuss_2.0, whole genome shotgun sequence genome harbors these coding sequences:
- the LOC139833571 gene encoding uncharacterized protein, with the protein MVIKEGPWEEGCDADNMWMKMATCIHKVASEEFGVSRGSRSEVRDTWWWNTNVEKDIKEKKECFIRLYLDRSADNMEKYKMANKAAKRAVSEARGQAYEDLYQLLGTKEGEKDIYRMAKIRERKTGNVDQVKYIKDGADQLLVKDKEIKHGWREYFDGLFNGETESSTIELGQLF; encoded by the coding sequence ATGGTCATTAAGGAGGGCCCTTGGGAGGAAGGATGTGATGCAGACAATATGTGGATGAAGATGGCAACCTGTATTCATAAGGTGGCCTCAGAGGAGTTTGGAGTGTCGAGGGGAAGTAGAAGCGAAGTTAGGGATACCTGGTGGTGGAACACTAATGTCGAGAAGGATATTAAGGAGAAGAAGGAATGTTTCATACGCCTGTACCTGGATAGGAGTGCGGACAACATGGAGAAGTACAAGATGGCAAATAAGGCCGCAAAGCGAGCTGTGAGTGAAGCAAGGGGTCAGGCGTATGAGGACCTCTACCAGTTGTTAGGCACAAAGGAAGGCGAAAAGGACATCTATAGGATGGCCAAGATCCGAGAGAGGAAGACGGGGAATGTTGACCAAGTCAAATACATCAAGGACGGAGCAGACCAGCTCCTAGTGAAGGACAAGGAGATTAAGCATGGATGGCGGGAGTACTTCGACGGGCTATTCAATGGGGAGACTGAGAGCTCTACCATTGAACTGGGACAACTCTTTTGA
- the LOC127311740 gene encoding uncharacterized protein has product MSTVEEAAAAAAVLPVGFRFRPTDEELVRHYLKAKIAGRPHPDLLVIPDVDLATVEPWDLPARSVIKSDDPEWFFFAHRDRPKYPGKNPRSNRSTAAGYWKATGKDRLIRSPKGALIGIKKTLVFHRGRAPRGHRTAWIMHEYRTTEPHFESGQNGSFVLYRLFNKHDEETPGSNPESPSTSSRGNLLHANDAATTSMKEDKTSPSDLSQLSETELTKVHSTAQLHTAVGDTEQGKAQEAAFLDVFTQLPDLQAEQRYEAFPTISSPMRPYTDHPFVGNMGEQDFSPYLDSITAEQDLQDMLLNPAYAKEDSGNDELYPIAIVASSTDNSNSNASHYHSHCELSSMFHPQRESTSSGSWTPYPQYLLNSMVEPSRSDMLNSSASNGQGDWAAAPPQQSTDAEFIDPQGIAARRIRLVRDVHRVSASQPILTSHLESEDEAGSCCSTGSSSNNHGEDHINLDSQTMAGDLMHIQDRGHNIPTKLVSSVEVTDKLQHLSFNENILEHINLPRGAGLMQRVKQESAQNVCQGLLQNSNCAPGEPSSETRRQPTGSVLRSLWLTLLVVAPLLILVGVWRSLNYWLL; this is encoded by the exons ATGTCTACAGTGGAGgaagctgcggcggcggcggcggtgctgcCGGTGGGCTTCCGTTTCCGCCCGACGGACGAGGAGCTGGTTCGGCACTACCTCAAGGCCAAGATCGCCGGACGTCCCCACCCGGACCTCCTGGTGATCCCGGACGTGGACCTGGCCACCGTGGAGCCGTGGGACCTCCCCGCCAGGTCCGTCATCAAGTCCGACGACCCCGAGTGGTTCTTCTTCGCCCACCGCGACCGTCCCAAGTACCCCGGCAAGAACCCCCGCTCCAACCGCTCCACCGCCGCCGGGTACTGGAAGGCCACCGGCAAGGACCGCCTCATCCGCTCCCCAAAAGGTGCCCTCATCGGCATCAAGAAGACCCTCGTCTTCCACCGCGGGAGGGCGCCGCGCGGCCACCGCACCGCCTGGATCATGCACGAGTACCGCACCACCGAGCCCCACTTCGAATCGGGCCAAAAC GGTAGCTTCGTTCTCTACCGCCTGTTCAACAAGCACGACGAAGAAACCCCAGGATCCAATCCGGAGTCTCCATCCACGTCGTCTCGAGGCAACCTGCTACACGCTAACGACGCGGCCACAACCTCCATGAAAGAAGACAAAACTTCGCCATCTGATTTGAGCCAACTTAGTGAAACAGAATTAACTAAGGTTCACTCCACGGCCCAGCTTCATACAGCAGTTGGTGACACAGAGCAGGGAAAAGCTCAG GAAGCTGCTTTCCTGGATGTGTTCACCCAGCTTCCAGATCTACAGGCCGAGCAAAGATATGAAGCATTCCCTACCATCAGTTCTCCGATGCGTCCTTACACGGATCACCCTTTCGTTGGCAACATGGGTGAGCAAgacttctcgccatatttggacagTATCACAGCTGAGCAGGATCTGCAGGACATGTTGCTTAATCCAGCCTATGCCAAAGAAGACAGTGGAAATGACGAGTTATATCCTATTGCTATAGTTGCATCATCGACTGACAACTCAAACAGCAATGCATCCCACTATCATAGTCACTGTGAACTATCATCCATGTTTCATCCTCAGAGAGAATCCACGAGCTCAGGCTCATGGACTCCTTATCCCCAATATTTGTTGAATTCTATGGTAGAACCGAGCAGAAGTGACATGTTAAATTCAAGTGCCTCCAATGGACAAGGGGATTGGGCAGCGGCACCTCCACAGCAGTCCACAGATGCAGAATTCATCGACCCACAAGGGATTGCTGCAAGAAGGATTCGCCTTGTGCGCGATGTTCATAGGGTCTCCGCCTCTCAGCCTATATTGACTTCTCATTTGGAAAGCGAAGATGAAGCTGGATCGTGTTGTAGCACAGGAAGTTCATCCAACAACCATGGCGAGGATCATATCAATCTAGATTCCCAAACTATG GCTGGAGATCTGATGCATATTCAGGACAGAGGGCATAACATCCCTACTAAACTAGTTTCTTCGGTGGAAGTTACAGATAAGCTCCAACATTTATCATTTAACG AAAACATATTGGAACATATTAATCTGCCTCGTGGAGCGGGTCTCATGCAGAGGGTCAAACAGGAATCTGCTCAAAATGTGTGCCAAGGACTCCTGCAGAACAGCAACTGTGCGCCTGGAGAGCCATCTTCAGAAACAAGAAGACAGCCTACAGGTTCTGTTTTGCGGTCGCTATGGCTGACTCTCCTGGTGGTGGCCCCTTTGCTTATCTTGGTTGGGGTATGGAGATCGCTGAACTACTGGCTGTTGTAA
- the LOC127311741 gene encoding uncharacterized protein, with protein MATATPTPTPTPTQAFFFFFPLNSARHLSSPRTAGARSSCSCSATTTPLCHTSRRRRPTPLLRVRALPHAVSLPLIAASDHWGNWTVLLATAALGIWSEKNTRAGKALSGALVTVLLGLAASTAGLVAADAPAYRVVYDYLLPLAVPLLLFTADLRRVLRSTGALLLAFLLGSVATTIGTVVAFLLVPMRSLGNDNWKIAAALMSRHIGGAVNYVAVSEALQVSPSVLAAGLAADNVICALYFTTLFALAAKIPAETMQSIGDSEPATAAGDKLPVLQSATALAVSFAICKAGKYMTSLLGIQGGSLPCITAIVVSLATLFPSHIGKLAPSGEALAVILMQVFFAVVGANGSISNVINTTPGIFAFAFVQITVHLLLIMGAGKLLGFEDKLLLIASNANVGGPTTACGMATTKGWASLMVPGILAGIFGIAIATFLGIAFGVFVLQYM; from the exons ATGGCCACCGcgacgccgacgccgacgccgacgccgacgcaggccttcttcttcttcttcccactGAACTCAGCTCGCCACCTCTCTTCTCCTCGTACCGCCGGTGCCCGTAGCAGCTGCAGCTGCAGCGCCACCACTACCCCGCTTTGCCACACATCCCGACGCCGCCGCCCGACGCCGCTCCTCCGAGTCCGAGCCCTGCCCCATGCTGTTTCCCTGCCCCTCATTGCCGCCTCCGACCACTGGGGCAACTGGACCGTCCTCCTCGCCACCGCCGCCCTGGGCATCTGGTCCGAGAAGAACACCCGCGCCGGGAAGGCCCTCAGCGGCGCGCTCGTCACCGTGCTCCTCGGCCTCGCCGCCAGCACCGCCGGCCTCGTCGCCGCGGACGCCCCCGCCTACCGCGTCGTGTACGACTACCTCCTCCCGCTCGCCGTCCCGCTCCTcctcttcaccgccgacctccgcCGCGTCCTCCGCTCCACCGGCGCCCTCCTCCTCGCCTTCCTCCTCGGATCCG TGGCGACAACGATCGGCACGGTTGTGGCCTTCCTGCTCGTGCCCATGCGATCGCTGGGAAATGATAACTGGAAGATTGCGGCCGCTCTCATGAGCCGACATATAGGAGGAG CTGTCAACTACGTTGCTGTTTCAGAAGCTCTCCAGGTTTCTCCATCCGTGTTGGCTGCAGGGCTAGCTGCTGACAATGTTATCTGTGCACTCTATTTTACTACGCTTTTCGCATTAGCTGCTAAGATTCCAGCAGAAACGATGCAGTCCATAG GAGACAGTGAACCTGCTACAGCTGCTGGTGATAAGTTGCCTGTTTTGCAAAGTGCAACAGCATTGGCTGTGTCCTTTGCGATATGCAAAGCAGGCAAATATATGACGAGCTTGCTGGGCATACAAGGGGGAAGCCTTCCCTGCATAACAGCAATCGTTGTATCATTGGCAACATTGTTTCCCTCTCACATCGGAAAGCTTGCTCCTTCAGGCGAGGCCTTGGCAGTGATTCTGATGCAG GTGTTCTTTGCTGTTGTGGGTGCTAATGGAAGCATCAGCAATGTCATCAACACGACTCCTGGCATATTTGCGTTCGCGTTCGTGCAGATCACTGTGCATCTGCTGCTGATTATGGGTGCTGGGAAGCTGCTTGGATTTGAGGACAAGCTGTTGCTGATAGCGTCGAATGCAAACGTAGGCGGCCCAACCACGGCATGCGGGATGGCCACCACGAAGGGCTGGGCATCTTTGATGGTTCCAGGGATTCTAGCTGGCATTTTTGGAATTGCCATCGCTACTTTCCTTGGGATCGCTTTCGGTGTGTTTGTCCTCCAATACATGTAA
- the LOC127311739 gene encoding plastocyanin, chloroplastic: protein MAALSSATVTVPSFSRAAVAPRSSSSRLVVRASFSKACGAAAVAVAASAMLAGGAMAQDVLLGANGGVLVFEPNDFSVKAGETITFKNNAGFPHNIVFDEDAVPSGVDVAKISQEEYLNAPGETFSVTLTVPGTYGFYCEPHAGAGMVGKVTVN, encoded by the coding sequence ATGGCCGCCCTTTCCTCTGCAACCGTGACCGTCCCTTCCTTCTCCCGGGCCGCCGTTGCTCCCCGGAGCTCCAGCAGCAGGCTGGTGGTGCGCGCCTCCTTCAGCAAggcctgcggcgccgccgctGTGGCCGTGGCCGCCAGCGCCATGCTGGCGGGCGGCGCCATGGCGCAGGACGTGCTCCTCGGCGCCAACGGCGGCGTGCTGGTGTTCGAGCCCAACGACTTCAGCGTCAAGGCCGGCGAGACCATCACCTTCAAGAACAACGCCGGGTTCCCACACAACATTGTGTTCGACGAGGACGCCGTGCCGTCCGGCGTCGACGTCGCCAAGATCTCCCAGGAGGAGTACCTCAACGCCCCCGGCGAGACCTTCTCCGTCACCCTCACCGTGCCCGGGACGTACGGCTTCTACTGCGAGCCACACGCCGGAGCCGGCATGGTCGGCAAGGTCACCGTCAACTAA